From Scylla paramamosain isolate STU-SP2022 chromosome 18, ASM3559412v1, whole genome shotgun sequence, one genomic window encodes:
- the LOC135109266 gene encoding protein germ cell-less-like: MGNLLASVWGSQSVGSGGSKRKVEEVLGEDEDLLDLHSVLHTPKKRKFNSTSKYIYKTLFEEGRASDVTVVALGTEWHLHKVYLCQSPYFSSMFSGNWSETNQSQINIEILDDNINIDALHLALGQFYKDDIEVEAAQVIPLLATALLLQMDPLIEQCTGIMLETINLQTVLQYHEAARRYGVVEVEKACKQWLLHNLLTQVTEHPSTLRHIPSDLMYELLSSAHLYVMQTEFSIYVMLKAWVFLKLNPSWEGSHEVAFLEAHKFFRNRTESGWFLEAEGREFSMVFTALRIVYLIYHHLDVEMLYSDRILPPSWLTPASMHQWYNMLRIDQGKDRGPSEIPEEEFDKSCTRCGRVLANSGQHIWRWTGFNFGLDLVMTHDGSVLTLKRNHRSEYNAQPPRRYIMYRVTVASLNEQKQVVYTQTTGVQSASLVKNEEIRVMLLDPEVKYPLLLSANFLITTNQPLMAAGGDKTSPVAPSLPGPGTFNDSCLQRIAQ; this comes from the exons ATGGGTAACCTGCTAGCCAGTGTGTGGGGCTCCCAGAGTGTTGGGTCAGGGGGCAGCAAGCGGAAGGTGGAAGAAGTgctgggagaggatgaggatttACTGGACCTGCATTCAGTGCTGCACACACCAAAGAA GCGAAAGTTTAACTCCACTTCCAAATATATTTATAAGACCTTGTTTGAGGAAGGTCGAGCCTCTGATGTCACTGTAGTGGCATTGGGTACAGAGTGGCATCTCCACAAGGTTTACCTTTGCCAG AGTCCATACTTCAGCAGCATGTTCTCAGGCAACTGGTCTGAGACAAATCAGTCCCAAATCAACATTGAAATTCTTGATGACAACATTAATATTGACG CCCTTCACTTGGCTTTGGGTCAGTTTTACAAGGATGACATTGAGGTTGAGGCAGCCCAGGTCATTCCTTTGCTGGCCACTGCCCTTCTGCTGCAAATGGACCCACTCATTGAGCAGTGCACTGGCATCATGCTGGAAACCATCAATTTACAG ACAGTGCTGCAGTACCATGAGGCTGCACGAAGGTatggtgtggtggaggtggagaaagcATGCAAGCAGTGGCTACTACACAACCTGCTCACTCAG GTGACTGAGCACCCAAGCACTCTGCGCCACATTCCTTCAGACTTGATGTACGAGTTGCTTTCTTCAGCACATCTTTATGTCATGCAAACAGAATTTAGCATTTATGTAATGCTCAAG GCATGGGTGTTCCTGAAGCTAAATCCATCCTGGGAAGGTTCACATGAAGTGGCATTTTTGGAGGCTCACAAGTTTTTTAGGAACAGAACTG aATCTGGTTGGTTCTTGGaggcagaaggaagagagttcAGCATGGTATTTACAGCTCTGCGTATTGTGTACCTCATCTATCATCACTTGGATGTGGAGATGCTCTACTCTGACCGTATCCTACCTCCTTCTTGGCTCACTCCAGCCAGCATGCACCAATGGTATAACATGCTGAGAATTGATCAAGGAAAAGATAGAGG CCCAAGTGAAATTCCAGAAGAGGAGTTTGATAAGTCCTGCACACGATGTGGCAGAGTGTTGGCTAACTCTGGACAGCATATCTGGAGGTGGACTGGATTCAACTTTGGACTGGATTTGGTCATGACTCATGATGGATCTGTTTTAACTCTTAAACGAAACCATAGATCAGAGTACAATGCTCAGCCTCCAAGACGCTACATTATGTACAG AGTGACAGTGGCCTCTCTGAATGAACAGAAGCAAGTGGTGTATACCCAGACCACTGGTGTGCAGTCAGCCTCATTAGTCAAGAATGAGGAG ATACGTGTGATGTTGCTGGACCCTGAGGTCAAGTACCCTCTTCTTTTGAGTGCAAATTTCCTCATCACAACAAACCAACCTCTTATGGCTGCCGGAGGAGACAAAACCAGTCCTGTTGCTCCATCACTCCCAGGACCAGGAACATTTAACGATTCCTGTTTGCAGAGAATAGCACAGTAA